A single window of Microplitis demolitor isolate Queensland-Clemson2020A chromosome 7, iyMicDemo2.1a, whole genome shotgun sequence DNA harbors:
- the LOC103573858 gene encoding uncharacterized protein LOC103573858, whose product MKPIEMSVTSVEETIELLHNQDIVNESYFTEYATQKEIINRNRLPSRRLLSQAALLESNVMNNSVFQPSKDFPVINFIHTVRPNWPPSRKREEAQVLENLQKLVERSELFKAYQSTGSEGLTTAKLTQLNNNQHESLDNRPELLRKILLNRPMNIFYDLSDFETNWRDSEFITECLCWHNVYRQRHNARPLTMAPKLCEYAQTWANHLAHTNTFYYRNDREVGQNLYCRPGGPVSGDVGGQDVSSYWYSGVKHYNFFKESDILHTNVNTGHFTQLIWSSSQYFGVGKARSRSGKIIVVATYKPVGNVSGQFQKNVSPPFLECASSTIPPSQISDHDLMESTMSISSNNSSIRILYNN is encoded by the exons ATGAAACCTATCGAAATGAGTGTTACATCAGTAGAAGAAACTATTGAACTTCTGCACAATCAAGATATTGTTAATGAGAGTTATTTCACGGAATACGCGACACAAAAGGAGATAATAAATCGTAATCGTTTACCAAGTCGTCGTCTTCTCAGTCAGGCTGCATTATTGGAATCAAATGTAATGAATAACAGCGTATTTCAACCATCAAAG GATTTTCCAGTcatcaattttattcataCAGTTCGACCGAATTGGCCTCCTTCACGAAAACGAGAAGAGGCAcaagtattagaaaatttacagaAACTGGTAGAAAGGTCGGAACTCTTCAAAGCTTATCAGTCAACTGGCTCCGAAGGCTTAACCACGGCAAAACTAACTCAATTGAATAATAACCAGCATGAAAGCTTGGATAATAGACCTGAACTTCTAAGaaaa aTTTTGTTGAATCGTccaatgaatatattttatgaccTAAGTGACTTTGAAACAAATTGGAGGGATAGTGAATTTATTACAGAATGTTTATGTTGGCACAACGTTTACAGACAGCGACACAATGCTCGACCTTTAACAATGGCACCGaag tTGTGTGAATATGCGCAAACTTGGGCTAATCATTTGGCTCATACGAATACATTCTACTATCGAAACGATCGAGAAGTTGGACAAAATCTCTACTGCCGGCCAGGTGGACCGGTGTCCGGAGATGTGGGTGGTCAAGATGTCTCTTCATATTGGTATTCCGGTGTCAAacactacaatttttttaaagaatcagACATTTTACATACTAACGTTAACACAG GTCACTTTACCCAGTTGATATGGTCTAGCAGCCAATATTTTGGAGTCGGCAAAGCCCGGAGTCGGAGCGGTAAAATTATTGTGGTAGCAACTTATAAGCCTGTAGGAAACGTCTCCGGTCAATTTCAAAAGAATGTATCACCACCATTTTTGGAATGTGCAAGTTCAACAATACCACCGTCACAAATAAGTGATCACGACTTAATGGAGTCAACTATGTCAATTAGTAGCAACAACAGCTCAATTCGTATTCTGTATAATAATTAG
- the LOC103573859 gene encoding protein obstructor-E has protein sequence MKTKNYCLLMVYIGVTTALSRKQQHIELGLRRTASPGLKEDVVISPYENDQTNDDEILEVPAQCLELDGYYPDSKQCDKYYDCKDGKYTEKLCPDGLVFNDFSPQHEKCDLPFGVDCSKRPNRQTPQPSQHCPRMHGYFAHENARICDTFYYCVEGKFNMITCPDGLVFSEKSGICNWPDEAQKHGCGSRELFNFTCPQVDTAIAATHPRYPDLEDCQFFYVCINGETPRRSGCKLGQAFDERTKKCDWARNVPECKDWYKDQLTDEELYALENPTSRLKMNNSQSKRRGSRP, from the exons atgaaaactaaaaactattgtttattaatggTTTATATCG GAGTAACAACTGCGTTATCACGAAAGCAACAGCATATAGAACTTGGTCTTCGAAGAACAGCCTCGCCGGGGTTAAAAGAAGACGTGGTCATTTCGCCCTATGAGAATGATCAAACAAATGATGATGAAATACTAGAGGTACCAGCTCAATGTTTAGAACTTGATGGATATTATCCGGATTCCAAACAATGTGACAAATACTATGATTGCAAGGATGGAAAATATACTGAAAAGTTATGCCCTGATGGATTAGTCTTCAACGATTTCAGCCCACAACATGAAAAGTGTGATCTTCCGTTTGGAGTTGATTGTTCTAAACGACCTAATAGAC AGACCCCACAACCGTCACAGCACTGTCCACGAATGCATGGTTACTTTGCTCATGAAAATGCTCGTATTTGTGATACATTCTATTACTGCGTTGAAGGAAAATTCAATATGATCACATGTCCAGATGGCCTTGTATTTTCGGAAAAATCAGGAATTTGCAATTGGCCTGATGAAGCTCAAAAGCATGGGTGTGGCTCacgtgaattatttaattttacttgtcCTCAAGTCGATACAGCCATTGCTGCAACACATCCTCGATATCCTGATTTAGAAGATTGTcaatttttctacgtatgtATTAATGGAGAGACTCCTCGACGAAGTGGATGCAAATTGGGTCAGGCGTTCGATGAACGCACAAAAAAGTGTGATTGGGCTAGAAACGTCCCTGAATG CAAAGACTGGTACAAGGACCAACTAACTGACGAGGAGTTATATGCTCTTGAAAATCCGACGTCAAGATTGAAAATGAACAACTCCCAATCCAAGAGAAGGGGTAGCAGACCTTAA
- the LOC103573860 gene encoding protein obstructor-E, which translates to MIKIFIISVSIFSVCYGAYTCPKKDGQYEDPVQCDKYYQCEDGVAKEKFCPDGLVFDPLNRKINKCDHVFNVDCGDRLELQPPQPTKKCPRKNGFFAHPDPTVCNVFYNCIDGESVEITCTTGLHFDEFTGTCVWPDSAGREGCGAVGKKLKDGFECPKDRQVDTRGQVVDHPKYAHPNDCQKFYVCLNGDTPREQGCSDGTVYNEEQQRCDAPENVLGCEDWYKNEEKQS; encoded by the exons aTGGGGCTTATACTTGTCCGAAAAAAGATGGTCAGTATGAAGATCCTGTGCAATGTGATAAATACTACCAGTGCGAAGATGGTGTAGCAAAAGAAAAGTTCTGCCCTGATGGCCTTGTATTCGATCCATTGAatcgtaaaattaataaatgtgaCCATGTCTTTAACGTGGATTGTGGGGACCGTCTTGAATTAC AACCTCCTCAGCCAACTAAAAAATGCCCAAGGAAAAATGGCTTCTTTGCCCATCCAGATCCTACAGTTTGCAATGTTTTTTACAATTGTATTGATGGAGAATCAGTAGAGATTACCTGTACAACTGGACTTCACTTTGATGAATTTACTGGCACTTGTGTATGGCCGGACAGCGCTGGACGTGAG ggaTGTGGAGCAGTAGGCAAAAAACTTAAAGATGGTTTTGAATGTCCAAAAGATCGACAAGTCGATACTAGAGGCCAGGTTGTTGACCACCCGAAATATGCTCATCCCAACGACTGCCAAAAATTTTACGTTTGCTTAAATGGTGATACTCCACGTGAGCAAGGTTGTAGCGATGGAACTGTATACAACGAAGAACAACAAAGATGTGATGCACCAGAAAATGTATTAGGATG TGAGGATTGGTATAAAAATGAAGAGAAACAAtcttaa